In Primulina huaijiensis isolate GDHJ02 chromosome 4, ASM1229523v2, whole genome shotgun sequence, a genomic segment contains:
- the LOC140974914 gene encoding uncharacterized protein: MPPRGVIDRPRGAENEDDETQNRYEDRGPPPPPPPPDMHTQMMAGMTQFFAQFAGNNAAAVARPPRPEAICERFMRMNPKEFTGTSDPMVDEGWIKSLEVTFRFMELEDVDRVRCATYLFGGDARLWWEGASVALDLATLSWTRFREVFFSKYFNDDVRARLRHFMDGLRPILRRDVRVVGPTTYEVAVSRALTVEQDQRDIENDRQGKRPFQAPHRPLQQHKRPFHGPSRSREQQQQGRVVPMRQEYPVCARCTRRHTGTCLYGSGKCFKCGGRIFIGGASTNALIDSGATHSFISETFANSIEVKTIGLDVAYSVVIPSGEEMAATSVVRDIDLELHGNLVYADLIVLPMPEFDIILGMDWLHKNREAHA; this comes from the exons atgcctcctagaggAGTTATTGACCGCCCGAGGGGTGCGGAAAACGAGGATGATGAGACTCAGAACCGTTATGAGGATAGAGGTCCACCgccacctcctccaccacctGATATGCATACCCAGATGATGGcgggtatgactcagttcttcgcacaattcgcggggaacaatgctgcagCGGTGGCTAGGCCGCCTAGACCCGAAGCTAtttgtgagcggttcatgaggatgaacccgaaggagttcactGGGACGTCTGATCCCATGGTGgatgagggatggattaagtccctagAGGTTACTTTCAGATTTATGGAGCTTGAGGATGTTGACAGGGTCCGCTGTGCGACATATCTttttggaggagacgcccgtCTATGGTGGGAGGGCGCATCTGTAGCTCTGGATCTAGCTACTCTCAGTTGGACGCGCTTTAGAGAGGTGTTCTTCTCTAAGTATTTTAATGATGACGTGC GTGCCAGACTtaggcacttcatggatggattgcggccgatcttgcgtcgTGATGTTAGGGTTGTTGGCCCTACGacatatgaggtcgctgtctctagAGCTCTTACTGTAGAACAGGATCAGAGAGATATCGAGAATGACCGCCAGGGTAAGCGGCCATTTCAGGCGCCCCACCGCCCTCTtcagcagcataagaggcctttccatggcccaTCGAGGAGCagagagcagcagcagcagggacgtgtggtCCCGATGAGGCAGGAGTACCCGGTCTGTGCCAGGTGCACACGCCGTCATACCGGAACTTGCCTGTATGGTTCTGGGAAGTGTTTCAAGTGTGGCG gaagAATATTTATAGGCGGAGCTTCTACGAACGCCTTGATTGATTCAGGAgccactcattcattcatatctgagaccTTTGCGAATTCCATCGAGGTCAAGACGATTGGATTGGATGTGGCGTATTCTGTGGTTATTCCATctggcgaggagatggcagcgacTAGCGTAgtacgagacatagacctcgagcttcatggaaatcttgtcTATGCGGATTTGATCGTGCTGCCAATGCCAGAGTTCGATATTatccttgggatggattggctgcACAAGAACAGA gaagctcatgcttAG